One Vallitalea pronyensis genomic region harbors:
- a CDS encoding amidohydrolase family protein, producing MIKRLIIPLVVILLVTNMNSTSINAQENANCKCYQHKRCHVYTDHHMHMMSQEFSEVFKTLLGTDTYIDMPIEEVSGEKIVSLLDEANIDKAFVLSDSYILGMDELQSPTEYEDVKKENDYVANEVSKYPDRLIGLFSVNPLRDYAIQEVDRCYHMEGLSGLKLHFTNSRVDLTIPEHLEKIKALFLHVSEKNIPILMHFRSRSPEFGKKDAEILIDEVISEIPNLKLQIAHLGGWGGFDQSTKEVFSTFIEKYNANPDLKKENVYFDFSGIIVTDRESVLGLEKTTEEDHKEMAHMMRQWGLDYIVFGSDYQYHSPQGYVNYIKKYLPLTRREISNFLNNDLSTIFYNE from the coding sequence ATGATTAAAAGATTAATTATTCCATTAGTTGTTATTCTATTAGTTACCAATATGAATAGCACTAGCATCAACGCACAAGAAAACGCAAATTGTAAGTGTTATCAACACAAAAGATGCCACGTTTACACAGATCACCATATGCACATGATGAGCCAAGAGTTCTCAGAAGTATTCAAGACCTTGTTAGGAACGGATACATACATTGATATGCCTATTGAAGAAGTGTCTGGTGAGAAAATAGTTTCATTACTTGATGAAGCAAATATTGATAAAGCATTTGTCCTGTCTGACAGTTATATTCTCGGTATGGATGAACTTCAAAGCCCTACTGAATATGAGGATGTTAAAAAAGAAAATGACTATGTGGCAAATGAAGTTTCAAAATACCCTGACCGATTGATTGGGCTTTTTAGTGTTAATCCTTTAAGAGATTATGCAATACAGGAAGTAGATAGATGTTATCATATGGAAGGTTTATCTGGCTTAAAATTGCATTTTACAAACTCACGAGTTGATTTAACCATTCCGGAGCATTTGGAGAAAATTAAAGCGTTATTTCTACACGTTTCAGAAAAGAATATCCCCATTTTAATGCATTTCAGAAGTCGTAGCCCAGAATTCGGAAAAAAAGATGCTGAAATACTCATTGATGAAGTTATTTCTGAAATTCCTAATCTTAAATTACAAATTGCTCATTTAGGAGGATGGGGAGGATTTGATCAATCAACCAAAGAAGTCTTCTCTACCTTTATTGAGAAATACAATGCAAATCCTGACTTAAAAAAAGAGAATGTCTATTTTGATTTCTCAGGAATCATTGTAACGGATAGAGAAAGTGTATTAGGACTAGAAAAAACAACAGAAGAAGACCATAAAGAAATGGCTCATATGATGAGACAGTGGGGACTAGACTATATTGTATTTGGGTCAGATTATCAATACCATTCTCCACAAGGTTATGTAAACTACATTAAGAAATACTTACCATTAACAAGGAGAGAAATCAGTAACTTTTTAAACAATGATTTATCGACGATATTTTATAATGAATAA
- a CDS encoding YmaF family protein, which translates to MKERKKYKCIKNCPDQCPETQRHNHEFAGSTMIAAPENQVALLHNHRFAGITGPARGPVRTHVHVVCTNTDFFFNHFHRIETITGPPIPVTDKDGEVIGHTHGIEGTTTVSFRHTHDFKANMLIQNPINGPLMISEEEDWD; encoded by the coding sequence ATGAAAGAACGTAAAAAATATAAATGCATCAAGAACTGTCCAGATCAATGCCCAGAAACGCAACGACATAATCATGAATTTGCTGGCAGTACCATGATTGCAGCGCCTGAAAATCAAGTAGCCTTGTTACACAATCATCGTTTTGCAGGTATTACAGGACCAGCTAGGGGACCCGTGCGTACCCACGTACACGTTGTATGTACAAATACAGATTTCTTTTTTAATCATTTCCACCGTATAGAAACAATAACTGGACCGCCTATTCCAGTGACAGACAAAGATGGAGAAGTTATTGGCCATACACATGGGATTGAAGGAACAACCACAGTTAGTTTTAGACACACTCATGATTTCAAAGCAAATATGTTAATACAAAACCCTATTAATGGACCACTCATGATTTCTGAAGAAGAGGATTGGGATTAA
- a CDS encoding sensor histidine kinase, with amino-acid sequence MIKRLINSIYTRFLVIFISALFLANIASVITVYYTSVDDIRNLIQQELANKVDQLHFLMEEKNMSLTESKKYIKGVRIEPLSDMEMKSEQLRQEGVFFTEGKMIRPYYIVKINDAYLKISPTDANAVMNQFRSFLSIFFGNIMFIGSLFIIIGIAMIVRPLKKIAHGIKDVANGNFNVKLKKRGHDEIAQLTDNFNKMVDELNGNEYLRKDFVSSISHEFKTPITSIKGFAKMLNNPSLSQEEKKDYIDIIISESERLSNLSANLLKLSELDSRAIINKTAFSLDEQLRRVILLFQEKWERKNIQLHIDLDQVTMVGDEDLLYQVWVNIISNAIKFTKNGGTIEISLKHEDNIKVIITDSGIGIKDADKEQIFERFFKGDKSRSKEGTGLGLSIVKKILKLHDSHISIESEYGKGSSFCVEFTQP; translated from the coding sequence ATGATAAAAAGACTGATTAATTCCATCTATACACGATTTTTAGTCATATTTATAAGTGCACTGTTTCTAGCTAATATTGCTTCGGTAATAACGGTTTATTATACCAGTGTAGACGATATAAGGAATCTTATTCAGCAAGAATTAGCCAATAAGGTGGATCAACTTCATTTTCTTATGGAAGAAAAAAATATGTCTCTGACAGAAAGTAAAAAATATATAAAGGGGGTTCGTATTGAACCCTTATCTGATATGGAAATGAAGTCCGAACAGTTAAGACAAGAGGGGGTTTTCTTCACAGAAGGCAAAATGATTCGACCTTATTATATCGTCAAGATTAATGATGCGTATTTAAAGATTTCTCCCACGGATGCCAACGCCGTAATGAATCAATTTCGGTCCTTTTTGAGTATATTTTTTGGTAATATTATGTTTATAGGTTCTTTATTTATCATAATTGGCATTGCCATGATTGTAAGACCCCTCAAAAAAATTGCTCATGGTATTAAGGATGTTGCCAATGGCAATTTTAATGTGAAGCTAAAAAAGCGTGGCCATGATGAGATAGCTCAGTTAACGGATAATTTTAATAAAATGGTAGACGAGCTTAATGGAAATGAATATCTCCGTAAAGATTTTGTCAGCAGTATCTCACATGAGTTTAAAACACCTATTACATCCATCAAAGGTTTTGCAAAGATGTTAAATAATCCTTCTCTTTCCCAGGAAGAAAAAAAGGATTATATTGACATCATTATTTCAGAAAGTGAAAGGCTCTCCAACCTATCTGCCAATTTACTAAAGCTATCTGAATTAGATAGTCGTGCCATTATTAACAAAACGGCATTTTCTCTTGATGAACAATTAAGGCGGGTTATACTTCTATTCCAAGAAAAATGGGAAAGAAAAAATATTCAGTTACACATCGATTTAGATCAAGTAACGATGGTTGGTGATGAGGATCTGCTTTATCAAGTTTGGGTAAACATTATATCCAATGCAATCAAGTTTACTAAAAATGGGGGAACCATTGAGATTTCGTTGAAGCATGAGGATAACATCAAAGTGATCATTACCGATTCAGGGATTGGCATAAAAGATGCTGACAAGGAACAGATATTTGAACGATTTTTCAAGGGCGATAAATCAAGGTCAAAAGAAGGAACAGGCCTTGGCCTATCCATTGTTAAGAAAATACTAAAACTACACGATAGCCATATTAGCATTGAAAGTGAATATGGGAAGGGAAGTAGTTTTTGTGTAGAGTTTACGCAGCCATAA
- a CDS encoding HEAT repeat domain-containing protein, with the protein MTQEEKMNRIEELKIKLSHKSLKEIMDFLNDESLEVKLSAVEALASYDAFVEARNILLNLTKNADSEIRYYAIEALGHFGGHDIEQIIIKRLRDSDELVRIVAIQTLGDIQALEAIDYLKETIIDRSELVRGIGAEILGKLGDEGLIPVLEKGLHMEKKDTAIMGFYIGLYWLQQKKYLDSILNMLKNNSYRIRCAAANSLLELADNQNAEKIMLHLREALLIEETNAVRSSILNILDQIP; encoded by the coding sequence ATGACACAAGAAGAAAAAATGAACCGAATTGAAGAGTTAAAAATAAAGTTAAGTCATAAGTCCCTAAAAGAGATAATGGATTTTCTAAACGATGAAAGCCTAGAGGTGAAACTATCTGCAGTAGAGGCTCTAGCCTCTTATGATGCTTTTGTAGAAGCTAGAAATATCTTGTTGAACTTGACAAAAAATGCAGATAGTGAAATTCGTTATTATGCGATAGAAGCTTTAGGTCATTTTGGTGGGCATGATATTGAGCAAATTATTATTAAAAGATTAAGAGATTCAGATGAATTAGTTAGAATAGTAGCCATTCAAACGCTAGGAGATATTCAAGCATTAGAAGCTATAGATTATTTAAAAGAAACCATAATCGACCGTAGTGAACTGGTTCGCGGTATTGGTGCAGAAATACTTGGTAAATTAGGAGATGAAGGGCTAATTCCAGTATTAGAGAAAGGTTTACATATGGAAAAAAAGGACACAGCGATAATGGGTTTCTATATAGGGTTATACTGGCTACAGCAGAAAAAGTATTTGGATTCTATTCTAAATATGTTAAAAAACAACTCATATAGAATTAGATGCGCTGCAGCCAATAGTCTTCTGGAACTTGCAGATAACCAGAATGCTGAAAAAATTATGTTGCATTTACGAGAAGCTTTATTAATAGAAGAAACAAATGCTGTTAGATCTTCAATTTTGAATATATTAGATCAAATACCTTAG